Part of the Leptodactylus fuscus isolate aLepFus1 chromosome 6, aLepFus1.hap2, whole genome shotgun sequence genome, ACAGACAGTGTCCGCCTGGAAATGCTTAGTTAAAGCTTGCAgcttgttttctattaaaaggaagtttgataggttaataaagtatattgcaaaaatgttcaccacatCCTCTCTAGCACAATAGCAAAAAATTTAATTAaatggagttacactttaagtacgtaaacatatattttatttctttgaccaaaatataaccttacatttgccaagtctctgcccaaGCCTCCAGCTTCcctagatccccctgtaatattctactatcctcctcatgttTGATTACCTttcaaagtttagtatcatccaCAAATATGCACACCCTGCTTGGAaaacctctaccaggtcattaagaaagatattaaacaggagaggacctaatactgacccctgtggcaccccactggtgactgtgacccagtctgaatatttactattaacaagtaccctctgtttcctatcagtgagccagttgctaacccaaatgcatatgttttcccccagtcccaacaatctcattttgcataccaaccgtttctgtggaacagtatcaaaagcatttgaaaagtccaggtacaccacgtccactgcattacccatgtccagccttgaactgacctcctcatagaagctgatcagattagtctgacaggaccgattcctcataaacccatgctgattgggtgttataagattatttacattgagatactccagtatAACATCTCTTATTAGAAAACCTTCAAATGTTTTACCCAACGTTGAGACTTACTGGCCTGTAGTTTCCAGGATCTGGACCTGGTCATTACAGAAGCCATAAATATTTTAGATACGGGTCTGTCTATCACTCTGTATTAGTTCCTCAGAACACAGGGGTACTTGTACCTGGCGATTGTAAATAgtcttactttaaaaaaaaaaaaaaaatcaatttgtacGGCTCTTACGGAGGCCTATATATCTCCATGGTAGTGAATCATAAACAAGACCTATGTAACCTAATAATGCAGTCATACTCTATTCCGTTTCTTTCCTTCTATACAGTTGGAAGATTAAAACAATGTAGAAGATAGATGGAATGATggatcacaactagagatgagcgagtagtattcgaaactcccatttcgaataacacgcacccatagaaatgaatggaagcgcccggcacacagactttgccagtgtcgggccgcttaaccccctgcgtgacggctgcgtccattcattcctatgggagcgtgctattcaaaacgggagtttcgaatagtactcgctcatctctaatctagctTGTAGTCTGTAGTCTGTTACTGTGGCAACACATAATTATGTATAGGAACTGTGGACACATAATTATAGGGGATTTCCAATAAAGACAGCATGGAAATATACAGAATTTTAGATGCATCAGAACTATTAAATAATTGGTTGTAAGGCGAACATTCACTTTAAGCTTTATTTAGGCAAGACTGGTAACTTCATTGAAATGCATTTGTTATAAACCAGAGTATCTTTAACTATTGCTACCACCTGTAGGTAGGGCCTTGTGGGCAGCCATTATGTATTAAAATATGTAATGGACTAATCCCAATCTGAGACATTGTCTATTAAATAGACTCTATGGAGAATGGGGTTGTGAGAATGGGGTTGTTTCAGGGTTACAAGGCAGTAGTATAGCAGGTTATccttaatacagtcctatgaaaaagtttgggcacccctagtaatcttaaacatttttagttctaaatattttggtgtttgcaacagccatttcagtttgatatatctaataactgatggacacagtaatatttcaggattgaaatgaggtttattgtactaacagaaaatgcgcaatatgcattaaaccaaaatttgaccggtgcaaaaatatgggcacctcaacagaaaagtgacattaatatttagtacatcctccttttgcaaagataacagcctctagtcgcttcctgtagcttttaatcagttcctggatcctggatgaaggtattttggaccatttctttctacaaaacaattcaagttcagttaagtttgatggtcgccgaacatggacagcccgctctcaaatgatctgaaaacaaagattgtttaacatagttgttcaggggaaggatacaaaacattgtctcagagatttaacctgtcagtttccactgtgaggaacatagtaaggaaatggaagaccacagggacagttcttgttaagcccagaagtggcaggccaagaaaaatatcagaaaggcagagaagaagaatggtgagaacagtcaaggacaatccacagaccacctccaaagagctgcagcatcatcttgctgcagatggtgtcactgtgcatcagtcagcaatacagcgcactttgcacaaggagaagctgtatgggagagtgatgagaaagaagccgtttctgcacgtacgccacaaatagagttgcctgaggtatgcaaaagcacatttggagaagccaacttcattttggaaacaaagattgagttgtttggttataaaaaaaaggcgttatgcatggcgtccaaaaagaaacagcattccaagaaaaacacttgctacccactgtaaaatttggtggaggttccatcatgctttggggctgtgtggccaatgccggcaccgggaatcttgttaaagttgagggtctcatggattccactcagtatcagcagattcttgagaataatgttcaagaatcagtgacgaagttgaagttacgccggggatggatatttcagcaagacaatgatccaaaacactgctccaaatcaactcaggcattcatgcagaggaacaattacaatgttctggaatggccatcccagtccccagacctgaatatcattgaacatctgtgggatgatttgaagcgggctgtccatgctcggcgaccatctaacttaactgaacttgaattgtttgtccaaaatacctttatccaggatccaggaactgattaaaagctacaggaagcgactagaggctgttatctttgcaaaaggaggatctactaaatattaatgtcacttttctgttgaggtgcccatacttttggatcggtcaaattttggtttaatgcatattgcaaattttctgttagtacaataaacctcatttcaatcctgaaatattactgtgtccatcagttattagatatatcaaactgaaatggctgttgcaaataccaaaatatttagaactaaaaatgattaagattaataggggtgcccaaactttttcataggactgtatatcagaaTTGTTATCGGATTTCTGCATATAAAATGAAATGCTCAGCAAGGGAAGAAAACCAGAATGATTACCTACAAACCTCTTTATCTTAGAAATGCTGCCATACAAAAAGTACTGAAGGTGTACAGTGACTGGCACTACATTGGCACTACTCACACTTCTGGCAGAATCAGTCACCCTCCacttttagggctcattcacaggaTTCCATGGGTGTGTGCTAGTTTTGGATTAATGGTCAGAACAcggccccatagactttaatggatctaTTCATACGACCATTATTTTAACGGACCATGTCAGCGATCTTAGCAAGAATAGTTATTTTACAACAAGATTTTATAGATTCCTCAATTAGATTCAAGTCTATGGGGGATCTTTAAAAACAGATCACTCGGCCGTGAAAGAAGAAGTACTATTTTCACGGACGAGTGCTCATCGCTGcagtgtgaatgtaaccttatAGAAAATGTTTACTCCCATGGCAACTGCTAATTGATTGACATGTAATGCTGCCCTTTTCTCTGAAGAAATTGTACAGCAGCTGTTATTTGTTTATACAGTATGGCGCCTCTGCTGTTGCAGCCCATAATTCATACTTCACTTACTGCCGAACATTAGAAGGCTAAGGCTATTCACAGAAACActctgcccctattatatggAAAATACCTGCATTTTTGTAGATATAGCTGACATGCTGGAAGTGTAgcatttccattgcagatttttttttgcaatgtttggaTGTGATTAGCTAGAATTTTCTCTACTCTAAATTATAAGGAGTATTCAGAGTCCTCTTGGAGTTGCATGACCTGTATAAAGTACTCTGTCTGCAGCCTTTTGCTTTTACATGGTCAAGGAACTCTACAATCCCTACTAGTTAAGAGTCCTTTGGCAATAAGTAGATGACaaaggctccccctagtgggaaTCTCAGAGATTAATTAATATCTGTGGGAAATCCTAGCAGTAAGTGTTATTTCCTTGTAGCACCAGCATAGACGGAAATAAGCATTAGACAGAGCTGTGACATAAGCTTAGACCTGATAATCACTAACTCAATAAATGAAGGTGCATAAAGGGGGCAGTCGCTCATCTATCATGTTAGCTGAATCCAAACGGTTAACCTCATTTCACGAACAGGGTTCAGTCCATGTGCTGTTCTCCTCTTTCTAATGAACTGTTTCTTGGCTTTATCTGTTTGTAGGAAAGCTCGGTATAATCCACCATGGCAGCCATCATAGTTGATACAGGGGATGTTTTCCTAACCTTTCTGAGCCAATCACATGTTCTCTAGTTACAGCTTCCTCTTCCTTCTTTCATCATGCTATTTCACTGCAATACTGCATGAatgctgcagctgcatctccctcctcccaTTCATCTAGGTTTTGGGGGGGTGTAAGAAAGTTTTAGAATATTTGCATACATCTAACATGTAAGGAAAGGTTTCTTTGGAGTTAATAGAGTAatagtgtattatattatgtttatttttggaTCCTGGCTGATACTTCATCCTTTCTGTTTAGGTTAGCTACAGGGCTCAGCAGACTAACAGCAAGCATGCAGTGTTGAAGATGACCATGGTCTGGCTCCTGGCCTTCCTACTGTATGGACCAGCCATCATCACATGGGaatacattgcaggaaaaaccattaTTCCTGAAGGAGAATGCTTTGCTGAATTCTTCTACAACTGGTACTTCCTAATCACTGCCTCCACCATTGAGTTCTTCACACCTTTCATAAGTGTGACTTTCTTCAATGTCTGTATCTACCTAAATATTCAGAAGAGGACCAGAGCCAGGTTAGACCTCATGCAAGAGGCTCACAGCCAAACCACCACTGACAATCCAAGGGTTATGGCCAAAACTATCAGGTCTAACTCTCTAAAATGTTGGAAATCTGCCCATAAGGGGTTGAAAGCTGGAGACGTCAGCCAAACCACCTTCAAGGCAACTGAGGCTGAGATCTTGGATAGGGTCAAAGGTGTCAAGAGAGCCTCTCTAAATGGGAGTTCACTGACTGTTCTTGAAAAATCCAGAAGTACCAGAAGAAGTTTTACAGAGTCTGGTTCTACTCCATCCCTAGAGAAACGTATGCGGATGGTTTCTCAAGGAATTGCCCAACGCTTTCGGTTATCAAGAGACAAAAAAATTGCTAAGTCTTTGGCTGTAATTGTCTGTGTATTTGGATTATGCTGGGCTCCTTACACATTACTCATGATAATAAGGGCAGCctgcagggggcactgtataccagaGTATTGGTATGAAGCATCTTTTTGGCTGCTGTGGGTAAACTCAGCTGTGAATCCCATTTTATATCCCTTGTGTCATTACAGCTTTAAGAGGGCATTTCGGAAAATTTTGTGTCCTCAAAAGTTGAAAATCAAGCCGAGTAGCAAATTCCACCATTGTTGGAAGTGAGTACACTCAGGATAAAAGTAAGTTGGTTCCtatatgaaagaagagaagaagaaagtaTGTGAAGAAGAAAAATTATGACAGCACAGTTCTTAAAGGAAGTTGGTCCTAGTAGACTGCATGGGGTTGAGAAGTCTATTAAAGATTCTAAAGGACAATCAAAAGAAAAGGGattgaactagagatgagcgaacagtgaaatattcgagattctatGTTCGTTTCCAgtaaagcctcaatattcgactactcgatcgaatatcgaatcccatgatggtctatgggaaaaaatgctcgtttcaggggaaaccactattcgactaaaggagagtcaccaagtccacgagtagcaggaggagagtgtttaggaggagcgctgtgcagttaaagcgcacggaccccattatagtctatggggtccgtgcgctttaactgcacagcgcttgcagttgcgctgataaaaagtaagctcccttgtaacatcaagctgccagctctcctgactagcaaggacgagcctgcggcaaatcaacgctgattctgcagcaggttcgcccttgctagtcaggagagctggcagcttgctgttataagggagttgactttttctcataggaatgaattgaccagcgttgattggccagtgtacagcatttggccaatcaacgctggtcctgccggaggctcgtctgtgaggaggcggagtctaaaatcggaccgcAATGGAGACAGCtgaggaccgatcttagactccacctcctcacagacgagcctctggcaggaccagcgttgattggccgaatgctgtacactggccaatcaatgctggtcaattcattcctatgagaaaagtaagctcgctcgtaccagcaagttgccagctctcctgactagcaaagacgagcctgctgcagaaccagctttgatttgccgaatgcttatccactgtatagcattcggccaatcaacgctggctctgaatcgattatttactgcgaatagcagcagtagtattcgatcgagtacgaatattttgaataccgtagtattcgatcgaatactactccctcatctctagatTGAACCCATTACATGCAATGAGATGGTTTAAGGGAAAGCCACTTAACACTTAGTCCTTGTGAGGAACCACCCATTTCACAACTGCTTCATGTAATCAGTTATTTCTAGTACAAAGACATTATGGCTGGAGAGACGTACATTATGGATATAATACTAGTGTTTTGCTCTATTATTTTATAACTACTTACCTATAATgcatcaacatattctgcagagctGTACAGAGAATGCCCCCATGCCCCCCAGGTACTTGCCCCCATGGTGTTCACAATTTAAGTTGCGGATACTCACACTGACCAATTCCACAGGCGGTCTCTACTTCTGGAGCATAGCAGGAGACTGTAGTAAGTATATGCAAAATCTATGCTACTGGTTGCATTCAATCCCTTAAAACCACAAAGCCAATGTGTAACCTACCATAGGGTttatgcaaagaagaaaaatagGCCTACCTTACAATTTACTATGGAGCTCTGTTTTCCTCCACAGGGTCCTCTGTCCCCATTCTTACCAACCGAGCCACAAGACCACAGCTAGGAGGACCTGAATGGAGTGGCTGCGGTGCATTTGCATTGCAGCTGTGTATGACTGCAGAGAATAGTGTCTGGCTATCTTTGGCAATGCCATAATTTGTCAAGGCGGCAGCAGGAAGCATGCTTGAAAGGAGCTCCATTCATCTTCTCCTAGCCAAACACAGGTTTGCATGTATTCAGAAATGGAGGACACAGGACCCTTGCACTGACAATAGCATAGGCAATAACATGTTATAattggattacccctttaaaagATAACATGCTTTCAGTCTGAAGCCACCACTAAAGGGAACTTACAAAACAATGTGCCATTATTGAGTGTATGTATAAAGCGTACGCAGTTGGCTCCTAATCTCCCTCcagtggtggctacaggcagtCAGATTGTTATATTTTACATCTGTATTTTGTGAAGAGAACAGGGCTACAAGGTTTGGATCTTGCTTTTCTGGAATGCAGGATAATGATGACATGACCGAGCACTATCAAGAGGTTCCCTATAGAACTTAGTTATtcccaacattaaaggggttgtcccaagatAGACGGCAAGTTTGTGATCAGTAGAGGCCTGACTACTGGAACCGCCACTGATTATGAGAACAGGGGTACAATGGACCCTCCATTTGAATGGAGTTATGGTTGAATGGAGTGGCAATGCACTTGCTGAACCTATTGACAGGTGGTAAGTTGTAATCTTTGGGCAAGACTGGTTGAATCTTGTACTGCACAGAGATGTGAATTGAAGTtcttgggccccagtgcaaagtctgtaatggagccccagcctaccatatgccatttagaatactgttatattttatgtgacagagggaCCTGTAGTGTGCCGTCAGGGTTCAGGGTCCTGTAGCGACTACTACTGCTGAacaccctatagctacgcccctagtAATCTAATGCATATGCTGCAAAGACACAAATACCACTTACGATTTTACAGCATTCTCTACTACACAAACCCTATCAGGTCATGGATATTTTACCTAGCTGCTTCCTGTAGTATCTTTTAGTACTACAACAAAAAGCTCTGACAACTCTGACCATGTTGTCCTGTGTATTAAAAGATGTAAATGTCATAGCCGTTTTCCCTGCACGTGGCAAAACACAACCCAGACAACgattacttttaaaaaaaaaaatgccatctggaTGTGAAGTGTTGTGTTTCTGTGCTTAATGTCTGAACCAATAAAGGATATTTTCTTATGCTAAAAGTGACTGCTACACCCTCTGAAGTTTCCTATCAGTGTTCAACCCAGACTGGGAGAAATGAGCAGATTGCCAAAACCTTGATATAAAAGGGCCAGCGGGACTGACCTTTAGATATGCAAATTCCAGGTATGCAGACGAGTCTTCTAATTAAATAAAAGGCCAGTAATTGCATTAGGTTTTCATTGCCATAGAGAATATTTGCCAGAGATCCCAGATGTTTAAAAGATTCAAAATTACCCATCGTCTAACATGCTGATGGCCGAAAAATGTGGCTATGGGAGAAAGTTTAAGGTACTTCTAAACtggtcatacagtcctatgaaaaagtttgggcacccctattaatcttaatcattttttgttctaaatattttggtgtttgcaacagccatttcagtttgatatatctaataactgatggacacagtaatatttcaggattgaaatgaggtttattgtactaacagaaaatgtgcaatatgcattaaaccaaaatttgaccggtgcaaaagtatgggcacccttatcattttattgatttgaattcccctaactactttttactgacttactgaagcacaaaattggttttgtaacctcagtgagctttgaacttcatagccagatgtatccaatcataagaaaaggtatttaaggtggccaattgcaagttgatctcctatttgaatctcctctgaagagtggcatcatgggctactcaaaacaactctcaaatgatctgaaaacaaagattgttcaacatagttgttcaggggaaggatacaaaaagttgtctcagagatttaacctgtcagttttcactgtgaggaacatagtaaggaaatggaagaccacagggacagttcttgttaagcccagaagtggcaggccaagaaaaatatcagaaaggcagagaagaagaatggtgagaacagtcaaggacaatccacagaccacctccaaagagctgcagcatcatcttgctgcagatggtgtcactgtgcatcggtcaactatacagcgcactttgcacaaggagaagctgtatgggagagtgatgagaaagaagccgtttctgcacgtacgccacaaatagagttgcctgaggtatgaaaaagcacatttggacaaggcagcttcattttggaaacaaaaattgagttgtttggttataaaaaaaggcgttatgcatggcgtccaaaaagaaacagcattccaagaaaaacacatgctacccactgtaaaatttggtggaggttccatcatgctttggggctgtgtggccaatgccggcatcgggaatcttgttaaagttgagagtcgcatggattccactcagtatcagcagattcttgagaataatgttcaagaatcagtgacgaagttgaagttacgccggggatggatatttcagcaagacaatgatccaaaacaccgctccaaatcctcaggcattcatgcagaggaacaattacaatgttctggaatggccatcccagtccccagacctgaatatcattgaacatctgtgggatgatttgaagcgggctgtccatgctcggcgaccatctaacttaactgaacttgaattgtttgtccaaaatacctttatccaggatccaggaactgattaaaagctacaggaagcgactagaggctgttatctttgcaaaaggaggatctactaaatattaatgtcacttttctgttgaagtgcccatacttttgcaccggtcaaattttggtttaatgcatattgcacattttctgttagtacaataaacctcatttcaatcctgaaatattactgtgtcc contains:
- the HRH3 gene encoding histamine H3 receptor, producing MASTQQTWHVNDSWRSNGGTVALPGNFAFTWTVVLAVLMGILIVTTVLGNALVMLAFVVDSSLRTQNNYFLLNLAISDFLVGALCIPLYVPYVLTGRWSFGRSVCKLWLVLDYLLCTSSVFNIVLISYDRFISVTRAVSYRAQQTNSKHAVLKMTMVWLLAFLLYGPAIITWEYIAGKTIIPEGECFAEFFYNWYFLITASTIEFFTPFISVTFFNVCIYLNIQKRTRARLDLMQEAHSQTTTDNPRVMAKTIRSNSLKCWKSAHKGLKAGDVSQTTFKATEAEILDRVKGVKRASLNGSSLTVLEKSRSTRRSFTESGSTPSLEKRMRMVSQGIAQRFRLSRDKKIAKSLAVIVCVFGLCWAPYTLLMIIRAACRGHCIPEYWYEASFWLLWVNSAVNPILYPLCHYSFKRAFRKILCPQKLKIKPSSKFHHCWK